A genomic segment from Thermotoga neapolitana DSM 4359 encodes:
- a CDS encoding rhamnulokinase: MVVKVLAVDLGATNGKIYEVELREKLTVRELKRFRTEGIFLPGRDRDHFLWNLPKFYEEIESVLETSDTQSVGVDTWGVDFALFDERGRLISLPYHYRDIRTEGVMEKVFDIIPKKYIFERTGIQFMEINTLYQLYSMVLSKDPFLKVAKKILMIPDVFNFWLSGEVVSEYTIASTSQCYSVPEKRWAFDLLEKLSIPTEIFPEVVSPGTVLGKCRVKREMNVIATTCHDTASAVVAVPFEEEGIYISSGTWFLVGTELEEPLLTEEAMERNFTNEGGYGKIRFLKNATGMWLLEECNRMWKKNYSEIVEMAENAPSFQAFLDPDREEFLHPGNMLERIRSYLEKTGQRTLGGIGEISRLIFESLAFNSKWIVEQIEELTGRRYEKIHIVGGAVKNDLLMSFIADATGKIVVAGPVDATPIGNALVQFIAMGEIKDLDEAREVVRKSFELKMFEPKNPELWSEKYEEWRRYKGMRV, from the coding sequence ATGGTTGTGAAGGTGCTCGCCGTGGATCTTGGTGCAACGAACGGGAAGATCTACGAGGTGGAACTGAGGGAAAAGTTGACGGTGAGGGAGCTGAAGAGGTTTCGAACGGAGGGGATTTTCCTTCCGGGAAGAGACAGAGATCACTTTTTGTGGAATCTTCCGAAATTCTATGAGGAAATAGAGAGTGTTCTTGAGACCTCCGACACGCAGTCGGTGGGAGTGGACACGTGGGGTGTGGACTTTGCGCTGTTTGACGAGAGGGGAAGGCTCATCTCCCTTCCGTACCATTACAGAGACATAAGAACAGAGGGAGTTATGGAAAAAGTCTTCGATATCATCCCAAAGAAGTACATATTCGAGCGAACGGGGATACAGTTCATGGAGATAAACACCCTCTATCAGCTCTACTCGATGGTTCTTTCGAAAGATCCTTTCCTGAAAGTGGCAAAGAAGATCCTGATGATACCAGACGTGTTCAACTTCTGGCTTTCCGGTGAGGTGGTGAGTGAGTACACGATCGCAAGCACTTCCCAGTGCTACAGTGTGCCGGAGAAAAGATGGGCGTTCGATCTTCTCGAAAAACTTTCCATTCCCACTGAAATCTTCCCGGAGGTGGTCTCACCGGGTACCGTCCTGGGAAAATGCAGGGTAAAAAGGGAAATGAACGTGATCGCCACCACCTGCCACGATACCGCATCCGCCGTTGTGGCCGTGCCGTTCGAAGAGGAAGGGATCTACATCAGTTCTGGAACATGGTTTCTTGTGGGAACGGAACTGGAGGAACCTCTTCTGACGGAAGAGGCGATGGAAAGAAACTTCACAAACGAAGGTGGATACGGAAAGATCAGGTTTCTCAAGAACGCAACCGGTATGTGGCTTCTTGAAGAGTGCAACAGGATGTGGAAAAAGAACTACTCAGAGATCGTGGAGATGGCAGAGAACGCACCTTCTTTCCAGGCGTTTCTCGACCCGGACAGAGAAGAGTTTCTTCACCCCGGGAACATGCTGGAGAGAATCAGATCTTATCTTGAAAAGACAGGACAGAGAACACTGGGGGGAATCGGAGAAATTTCCCGCCTCATCTTCGAGTCCCTTGCGTTCAACAGCAAATGGATCGTGGAACAGATCGAAGAACTCACCGGTAGAAGGTACGAAAAGATCCACATAGTGGGTGGAGCCGTGAAGAACGATCTTCTGATGAGTTTCATTGCCGATGCAACGGGAAAGATCGTGGTGGCAGGCCCTGTGGATGCAACGCCCATCGGAAACGCCCTCGTTCAGTTCATCGCCATGGGTGAGATAAAAGATCTCGACGAGGCAAGAGAAGTTGTGAGAAAGTCCTTTGAGTTGAAAATGTTCGAGCCGAAGAATCCGGAGTTGTGGAGCGAAAAGTACGAAGAATGGAGAAGGTACAAGGGGATGAGAGTGTGA